In a single window of the Gemmatimonadota bacterium genome:
- a CDS encoding oxidative damage protection protein, with amino-acid sequence MTSIHCVRCGRDAERQAFKPFNNDLGQRIFDTICRDCWADWLKTQQQLINHYALVPHQPKAKEFLLRNLEQFLFGTGAADAVP; translated from the coding sequence ATGACATCCATTCACTGCGTGCGCTGCGGCCGCGATGCCGAACGGCAGGCCTTCAAGCCGTTCAACAACGACCTCGGCCAGCGGATCTTCGATACCATCTGCCGTGACTGCTGGGCCGACTGGCTCAAGACCCAGCAGCAGCTCATCAATCACTACGCCCTGGTGCCGCATCAGCCCAAGGCGAAGGAATTCCTTCTCCGCAATCTCGAGCAGTTCCTCTTCGGCACCGGCGCGGCAGACGCCGTGCCGTAA